The Henckelia pumila isolate YLH828 chromosome 2, ASM3356847v2, whole genome shotgun sequence genome includes a window with the following:
- the LOC140884885 gene encoding uncharacterized protein → MRSFEAKASKSREDDEYYSAMNWVMLKFRPIAPKPVAGDPQISGAAVDQSRRNDSAKTKTSTARRLTKRRYVRVRGKQNKQPVTRKTGDGEKPVVGDESREKDTVTLQLLPASERSEDDDSFGVISFQKTQENTSIFMCGDSDPSYKLCNSVVNHKAVDSRSVVETLIAVERVTEAYADSAAGVGLGFSDREKIDNLEMDACPGFVSDCTNKVVWVNEACRRMIQGGGEGATAAHTVRLVVKEKLPRYLPSFACRVRLTQPGRPKTSTTVACDVWRMENAGFAWKLDVTTALGLRSFQ, encoded by the coding sequence ATGCGTAGTTTTGAGGCAAAAGCTTCGAAATCGAGGGAGGATGATGAGTACTACTCGGCCATGAACTGGGTAATGCTGAAGTTCCGGCCAATTGCTCCCAAGCCGGTAGCCGGAGATCCACAGATCTCCGGCGCCGCCGTGGATCAGAGCAGGCGAAACGACTCCGCCAAAACTAAAACTAGTACTGCCCGACGACTAACCAAGAGAAGGTACGTTAGAGTTCGTGGCAAGCAAAACAAACAACCGGTGACAAGAAAAACCGGCGACGGGGAAAAACCAGTAGTCGGAGATGAGTCCCGGGAGAAAGATACGGTGACCCTTCAGCTGCTACCGGCATCGGAGAGATCAGAAGATGATGATTCTTTCGGTGTCATAAGCTTCCAAAAAACCCAAGAAAATACGTCGATATTCATGTGTGGCGACTCGGATCCGTCGTATAAGTTATGTAACAGCGTCGTAAATCACAAGGCGGTGGATTCCCGCTCCGTCGTTGAAACGTTGATAGCGGTGGAGCGGGTGACGGAGGCGTACGCAGACAGTGCTGCGGGGGTAGGTTTAGGGTTTTCGGACAGAGAAAAGATCGATAATCTGGAGATGGACGCGTGCCCCGGGTTCGTCTCAGACTGTACGAACAAGGTGGTCTGGGTGAATGAAGCCTGTAGAAGGATGATCCAGGGCGGCGGAGAAGGGGCCACGGCGGCCCACACGGTGAGGCTGGTGGTGAAGGAGAAGCTGCCCCGTTACTTGCCGTCGTTTGCATGTCGGGTCCGGTTGACGCAGCCGGGACGACCCAAGACGTCGACGACGGTGGCATGTGACGTGTGGCGAATGGAAAACGCAGGGTTTGCATGGAAACTGGATGTAACCACTGCCCTGGGTTTGAGATCTTTCCAATGA